A window of the Pristiophorus japonicus isolate sPriJap1 chromosome 13, sPriJap1.hap1, whole genome shotgun sequence genome harbors these coding sequences:
- the cebpa gene encoding CCAAT/enhancer-binding protein alpha, producing the protein MEQHNFYEAEPRALGSGQPQPQLPPATFAYRDTAASELGDICDNENSIDISAYIDPAAFNDEFLADLFHSNHPQHGGPAKLDPHPHQDKGKADFQYHSPGGNGGQHLGQHLGQQVGQHQAQHQAQQLGGPAQHQQHHHHLPQAQGYACVAGYMDSKLEPLFQRSHSGLRSVVVKQEPNEQEEGRVRGSLASPFPSHHPHLQYQIAHCAQTTVHLQPGHPTPPPTPVPSPQHQLSSSSCTSSSSSCTSISSLKLHPAGKGKKSVDKASLEYRLRRERNNIAVRKSRDKAKLRNAETQHKVMELASDNQRLRKRLEHLSRELDTLRGLFRQLPDGSLVKAMSSCA; encoded by the coding sequence ATGGAGCAGCACAACTTCTACGAGGCGGAGCCGCGGGCGCTGGGCAGCGGCCAGCCCCAGCCCCAGCTACCGCCCGCCACCTTCGCCTACCGCGACACCGCCGCCTCGGAGCTGGGCGATATCTGCGACAACGAGAACTCCATCGACATTAGCGCCTACATCGACCCGGCGGCGTTCAACGACGAGTTCCTGGCGGATCTCTTCCACAGCAACCACCCGCAGCACGGCGGCCCCGCGAAATTGGACCCCCACCCGCACCAAGACAAGGGCAAGGCGGACTTCCAATATCACAGCCCGGGCGGTAACGGGGGCCAGCATCTGGGGCAACATCTGGGGCAACAAGTGGGGCAGCACCAGGCGCAACATCAGGCGCAACAGCTGGGAGGACCAgcgcaacaccaacaacaccatcaCCATCTGCCCCAGGCGCAAGGTTACGCCTGCGTCGCCGGCTACATGGATAGTAAGCTTGAGCCGCTCTTCCAGAGGTCGCACTCCGGCCTGCGTTCAGTGGTGGTCAAGCAAGAGCCCaacgaacaggaggagggcagggtCCGGGGCTCGCTGGCCAGCCCCTTCCCCAGCCACCATCCCCACCTGCAGTATCAGATCGCCCACTGCGCCCAGACCACCGTTCACTTACAGCCGGGCCACCCTACACCGCCGCCTACCCCAGTGCCCAGCCCTCAGCaccagctctcctcctcctcctgcacctcctcctcctcctcctgcacctccatcTCCTCCCTCAAACTGCACCCGGCCGGCAAGGGCAAGAAGTCGGTGGACAAAGCCAGCCTGGAGTACCGGCTGCGCCGGGAGCGCAACAACATCGCGGTGCGCAAGAGCCGCGACAAAGCCAAGCTGCGCAACGCCGAGACCCAGCACAAGGTGATGGAGCTGGCCAGCGACAACCAGCGGCTCCGCAAGCGGCTGGAGCACCTGAGCCGGGAGCTGGACACCTTGCGGGGGCTGTTCCGGCAACTGCCCGACGGTTCGTTGGTCAAGGCGATGAGCAGTTGCGCCtga